A region from the Salvelinus namaycush isolate Seneca unplaced genomic scaffold, SaNama_1.0 Scaffold519, whole genome shotgun sequence genome encodes:
- the LOC120041731 gene encoding extensin-like: MKPFPSSTPPNTLTVLPYSLKPFPSSTPPNTLTVHPYSLKPSPSSTPPNTLTIHPYSLKPSPSSTPPNTLSIHPYSSTVLPQPPPNPTTPASTHPPHQHPCPPQALPNPPHPQGLPNPSPPQGLPNPNPPQGLPNHNPPQGLPNPNPPQSLPDPSPPQSLPNLNPPQGLPNPNPPQSLPNPNPPQGLPNPNPPQSLPDPSPPQGLPIPNPPQPSPTPTLPNPSSP, from the exons ATGAAA CCTTTCCCATCCTCCACCCCACCCAACACCCTTACCGTCCTCCCCTACTCCCTCAAGCCTTTCCCATCCTCCACCCCACCCAACACCCTTACCGTCCACCCCTACTCCCTCAAACCTTCCCCATCCTCCACCCCACCCAACACCCTTACCATCCACCCCTACTCCCTCAAGCCTTCCCCATCCTCCACCCCACCCAACACCCTTAGTATCCACCCCTACTCCTCCACAGTCTTACCCCAGCCTCCACCCAACCCAACAACCCCAGcatccacccatccaccccaCCAGCACCCCTG CCCTCCCCAAGCTCTTCCCAACCCTCCCCATCCCCAAGGTCTTCCCAACCCCAGCCCTCCCCAAGGTCTTCCCAACCCCAACCCTCCCCAAGGTCTTCCCAACCACAACCCTCCCCAAGGTCTTCCCAACCCCAACCCTCCCCAATCTCTTCCCGACCCCAGCCCTCCCCAATCTCTTCCCAACCTCAACCCTCCCCAAGGTCTTCCCAACCCCAACCCTCCCCAATCTCTTCCCAACCCCAACCCTCCCCAAGGTCTTCCCAACCCCAACCCTCCCCAATCTCTTCCCGACCCCAGCCCTCCCCAAGGTCTTCCCATCCCCAACCCTCCCCAGCCctccccaaccccaaccctcccCAACCCCAGCTCACCCTAG
- the LOC120041733 gene encoding extensin-like produces the protein PFPSSTPPNTLTVLPYSLKPFPSSTPPNTLTVHPYSLKPSPSSTPPNTLTIHPYSLKPSPSSTPPNTLSIHPYSSTVLPQPPPNPTTPASTHPPHQHPCPPQALPNPPHPQGLPNPSPPQGLPNPNPPQGLPNHNPPQGLPNPNPPQSLPDPSPPQSLPNLNPPQGLPNPNPPQSLPNPTPPQGLPNPNPPQSLPDTNPPQGLPIPNPPQPSPTPTLPNPSSP, from the exons CCTTTCCCATCCTCCACCCCACCCAACACCCTTACCGTCCTCCCCTACTCCCTCAAGCCTTTCCCATCCTCCACCCCACCCAACACCCTTACCGTCCACCCCTACTCCCTCAAACCTTCCCCATCCTCCACCCCACCCAACACCCTTACCATCCACCCCTACTCCCTCAAGCCTTCCCCATCCTCCACCCCACCCAACACCCTTAGTATCCACCCCTACTCCTCCACAGTCTTACCCCAGCCTCCACCCAACCCAACAACCCCAGcatccacccatccaccccaCCAGCACCCCTG CCCTCCCCAAGCTCTTCCCAACCCTCCCCATCCCCAAGGTCTTCCCAACCCCAGCCCTCCCCAAGGTCTTCCCAACCCCAACCCTCCCCAAGGTCTTCCCAACCACAACCCTCCCCAAGGTCTTCCCAACCCCAACCCTCCCCAATCTCTTCCCGACCCCAGCCCTCCCCAATCTCTTCCCAACCTCAACCCTCCCCAAGGTCTTCCCAACCCCAACCCTCCCCAATCTCTTCCCAACCCCACCCCTCCCCAAGGTCTTCCCAACCCCAACCCTCCCCAATCTCTTCCCGACACCAACCCTCCCCAAGGTCTTCCCATCCCCAACCCTCCCCAGCCctccccaaccccaaccctcccCAACCCCAGCTCACCCTAG
- the LOC120041732 gene encoding C-type lectin domain family 4 member M-like, with amino-acid sequence MAGILWKRRFLAAAVCLGLLCVLLLAGIIGLLLYQRDQLQTSYNTLTKERDQLQTSYNNLTKERDQLQTSNEYATCPQDWKKSCCSCYYISPDEKTWEDSRKDCQAREANLVIIDSREEQALIKAFNRRAWFGLTDREVEGTWRWVDGTPLNTSYWNKGEPNDLQGEDCALVDNTQQDPVVAWNDVPCDHKNG; translated from the exons ATGGCAGGAATCT TGTGGAAGAGACGTTTCCTAGctgctgcagtgtgtctggggctgctgtgtgttctcctactggctgggatcataggcctgttacTCTACC agagagaccagttacagaccagttataacaccctgaccaaagagagagaccagctacagaccagctacaacaacctgaccaaagagagagaccagctacagacctcTAATGAATATGCCACATGTCCCCAAGACTGGAAGAAGTCTTGCTGCAGTTGTTACTACATCTCCCCTGATGAGAAAACGTGGGAAGACAGCAGAAAGGACTGTCAGGCGAGAGAAGCAAACCTGGTGATCATCGACAGCAGAGAGGAACAGGCTTTAATCAAAGCGTTCAATAGAAGAGCCTGGTTTGGTCTGACTGACAGAGAAGTTGAGGGAACCTGGAGATGGGTGGATGGCACACCACTGAACACAAGTTACTGGAACAAAGGGGAGCCAAATGATTTGCAAGGAGAAGACTGCGCTTTGGTTGACAACACTCAACAGGACCCAGTAGTGGCTTGGAATGATGTGCCATGTGACCACAAAAATGGTTGA